One Pseudomonas syringae CC1557 genomic window, GCTGTTCATTCTCGGTGATGTTCTGGGTGCAGGTGTCTACGCACTGGCGGGCACGATAGCCGGTCGCGTCGGGGGCGCCATCTGGGCGCCGTTGTTGATCGCCTTGTGCTTTGCCCTGCTGACTGCTGCTTCCTACGCCGAACTGGTCACCAAATACCCCAGGGCCGGTGGCGCTGCGGTGTATGCCGAGAAAGCCTTCGGCAAACCGCTGCTGTCGTTTCTGGTCGGCTTTTCAATGGTTGCGGCTGGCGTGACCAGCGCTGCAGGTCTGGCGGTCGCCTTCGCCGGTGACTACCTGCAGGCCTTGGTCGACTGGCCCGCACAATGGGTATGCGTGGGGTTTCTGGTGATCGTCGGCGTGCTCAATGCGCGAGGCATCAAGGAATCCCTGTCCGCCAATCTGCTGATGACCGTTATTGAACTCAGTGGCCTGCTGATGGTGATCGCAGCTGCCGTCTGGTTTGTCAGCCAGGGTCATGGAGAGCCACAGCGGATTTTCGAGCTGGACACAGCTGCACCCGCCACCGCAATCCTGGGTGCATCGCTGCTGGCATTTTATTCGTTCGTGGGCTTCGAGACGTCCGCCAATCTGGCGGAAGAGATCAAGGACGTGCGAAAAGTCTATCCCAGGGCGCTGTTCGGTGCTTTGCTGATCGCCGGGGCCGTGTACATGCTGGTCGGAGTCGGCGCGGCGATGGTGCTGCCAGTCGATCAGTTGAAAGGTTCGCAAGCGCCGTTGCTGGATGTGGTCAGCGCCTCGGGGCTGGGAATTCCGGCCCCGTGGTTTGCAGTGATCGCACTGATTGCCGTTGCCAATGGCGCGCTGCTGACCATGATCATGGCCAGCCGACTGACGTACGGCATGGCGCGCGAAGGCCTGCTGCCGACGATGATGGGGTCGGTATTGCCGAAGCGACGCACACCGGGCCTGGCGATTCTGGCTACCACACTGGTTGCCATCGCCCTGTCGTTCACCAGCACGCTGACCATCCTTGCCGAAACCGTGGTGCTGTTGCTGCTGTTCGTGTTTCTCAGCGTCAACGTGGCAGTGCTGGTGCTCAAGCGCGACAAGGTCGAAACCGGGCACTTTCAGGTTCACTGGGTTATTCCGGTACTCGGTATTCTTTCCTGCGTGCTGCTGCTCACCCAGCAAGGTGCACAGACCTGGCTGCGGGCGGGCATCATGCTGGTGGTCGGGGCGGCGTTGTACGGGCTGACTCGACTGGGCAGCTCGACGCTGGCGTCGCATACTCGCTGAACAGCGCAGTCATTGCTTGAGCGCTTGCCGGTGCGTTGCTGGAGCCCGGCAAGCGCTAGGTCCAGCCCGTCGATGATGAGCTGCAAGCCGACGCTGAACCTGAAATACCTTCGGCAACTGCGACGAACGAGAGCTACAGGTATCTAGAGTACGACTTGACTCCTGTCACACAGCCCTGAAGCCATTAATAACCGGGTCTCAAAATGCGTAATAAAAAGCCCTTGGCGATTTATCGACAAGGGCTTGTTTAACTGCATTCTTTTAGCGGCGCTTCATCCGGTCAATGATCACCGCCAGCAACAGGATCGTGCCGCGAATCACGTACTGATAGAACGTATCGATGTTCTTCAGGTTCATCGCGTTCTCGATGATGGCCAGAATAAGCACTCCGGCGATAACGTGACGGATCATGCCGATACCGCCGCTCAGCGATACCCCGCCCAGTACACAGGCTGAAATCACTGTCAGTTCAAAGCCCTGACCGATCATTGGCTGACCCGAGGTCATGCGCGAGGCCAGCACTACGCCCGCCAGCGCGCCAATCAGGCCGTGTACGGCGAAGATGATGATCTTGGTGCGATCTACATGGACCCCGGCAAGCAATGCAGCTTCCTGGTTGCCGCCAATGGCCATGGTGTTGCGCCCATAGGTGGTGTAGTTGAGCAGCCAGCCGAAGAAGATGAAGCAGGCAAGGGTGATCAGGATCGGCACCGGCACGCCATACACCTGGCCATTGCCGAAGATGAAGAAGTCCTCGTTGGACACCCCGACGGCCTTGCCGTTGGAGAAAATGTAAGCCAGGCCGCGCACGATCTGCATGGTCGCCAGCGTCGCGATCAGCGCGTTGATGCGTAATTTGGCGATCACGATGCCGTTGATGAGGCCGACGACCAGCCCCAACGCCAGAGCGGCGGACACGCCCAGAAACACGCTGTCGGTGTCGCGGATCACGATACTCGCGATCACCCCGGAGCAGGCCAGCACCGAGCCTATCGACAAGTCGAAATGCCCGGACGCCAGGCAGTACAGCATGGTGCAGGCCGCGATGCCTACGGTTGAAATGGCCAGGCCCAGGCCGCGCATGTTCAGCGGCGACATGAAGTTGTCGATGAACACGGTGCAGAGCAGGAAAATTCCCACAGCTGCAAGGAGCATCACCCAGTCATCGACAAAACGACGCAGGTTCATGCCCTGACGGGGAGCCTGCAGGCTGGATTCGGTAGACATACGCACCTCTTTTTTATTGTTCATGGTCAGGGACCGATTGTCAGCCGCGCGTGCGTGGCAGAGCCAGTTGCAGGAGTCGCGACTCGTCAGCCTCGTCGCGGTTAAGTTCGCCGGTGATAGCACCTTCGCTCATCACCAGAATGCGGTCTGAAATACCCATGACTTCCATCAGATCGCTGGACACCACAATTACCGCAATACCGTCAGCGGCGAGGTCGTGAATGATCTCGTAGATTTCAGATTTGGCACCGACGTCGATACCCCGAGTCGGCTCGTCCAGCAGCAGGACCTTCATCGGCATCGACAGCCAGCGTCCAAGAATTGCCTTCTGTTGATTACCACCGGACAGGAACATGATCTGTTGATCCGGTGACGGCGTCTTGACGTTCATCGACTTGATCTGATCGCGCGCATTGTCGCGTTCCCAACCACGCTGAATCAGGCAGCCAAGACTCACATGCCGCGGCCGGGCACCAATGTTGATGTTCTCCGCAACGCTCGACAGCGGCACAATGCCTTCTTTTTTGCGGTCCTCTGGGCACAGCAGAATCCCGGCCTCGATCGCATCGCGCGGCGACTTCAGGGTCAGCGGCTGGCCATCCAGTTGCAGACTGCCTGCAGTGCTGCGGGTCAGCCCCGACAACAGGCGAAACAACTCGGTACGCCCCGCGCCCACCAGCCCGAAAAAGCCCAGCACCTCACCCTTCTGCACGGCAAATGTGACCGGCTCATGCAGCCCCGGGCCCATCAGCCCGGTGACGCGCAGGCTGGGGCCTTGATGCTTGCGCGGACGGTAGTTGTAAATGTTCTGAATGTCGCGACCGACCATGCAGGTCACCAGTCGGTCGTGGTCAAGATCGGCCATCTGCTCGAACGTATTGACGAAACGTCCGTCCTTGAAAACCGTCACCGCATCGCAGACACGGAAGATTTCTTCCATGCGATGGGACACATAAAGAATCACTCGTCCTTCGTCACGCAGCCGCACGATGATTGCCATCAATCGGTCAATCTCGCGCGCCGACAAACTGCTCGTCGGTTCATCGAAGGCAATGACATGGGCATTGCGCGACATGGCCTTGGCGATTTCCACCAATTGCCGCTGGCCCAGCGAAAGATCGCCCAGCCGTGTATGTGGATCGATTTCGTCAGCCAGCCCCTTGAGCAACTCGGCGGCCCGACGGTACATCGCGCCACGATTGATCAAGCCGAAACGATTGGGCATGTGCCCGAGCAGCAGGTTCTCGGCGACGGTCATTTCCGGCACCAGATGCAGCTCTTGGTGAATCACTGCCACGCCCGCTGCGATGCTGTCGGCAGTGGACTTGAACTGATGAGCCTGGTCGCCGATCTGCAGATCGCCACTGTTGGGCTGATACGATCCGCCAAGGATTTTCAGCAGTGTCGACTTGCCTGCGCCGTTCTCCCCCATCAGTGCATGAACACTGCCGGGGCGGGCTTCGAAAGTGATGTCAGACAGCGCCTTGACGCCAGGGAATACCTTGCCGATGCCATTGAAACGCAGGGCGCCGCTTATGGGTTGAAGCTCAATAGCCTGTTGCATGAAACCAACCTCCTCGCACAGTTGAGGGGCCCGAGATCAGGCCCCTCGCTCAGCTCACTTCCACAGACCGATTTTGGTCAGTTCAGCCTGGAAGTTTTCACGAGTGATCAATGTCACATCATCCATAGCGGTGTACTTCGGCGGCTCCACGCCTTTGGTGACCCAATTGAACACGTATTCGGCCGTGCGGTAGCCTTCCTTGTCGGGGCTCGGCAGCATCGAACCAAAGAAGCCGCTCTCTTTTTTCTTCAGTTCATCGATGGCATCGGTGCCATTGATCCCAATCCCTATCACGTTTTTGGCAGAGAAGCCGGCGCCCGAAGTGGCACGTACGCCGCCCAGTACGGTGTTGTCGTTCATACCGCCGATGATCAGGTTCTTGGCGGCGCTCGGCAGTTTTGGCAGAGCCGAGTTGGTAGCGTCCATGCCTCCTGGAACATCAAGTGTCTTTTGCGGAGAAAACAGAATGTGATCGGCTGGCAAGCCTGCTTTTTTCAACGCATCCACCGAGCCATCAGTACGCTTCTTGCCGGTATCGAGTTCGCTGTAGGTGTTGATGATCGCGTAGGTGTTCTTCCAATCGCCCTCATCCCACTTGCGGCTCTTCGCTTCAGTCGCCATGGCGGCGCCCTGCTTCTGGCCAACTTCGAAAGCCGCCATGCCGAGATAGGGAACATCCTCCATGGGCTTGCCTTTCGCATCGACGAAGCGGTCGTCCACAGCCATGACTTTCATGCCATTAGCCTTGGCCTTGGCAACAATCGCAGGACCGAGAGAAACGTCAGGCGGGCAGATCACGAAACCTTTAACGCCGTTGGCGGCCAGGTTGTCGATGGCGGAGAGGGTTTTTTCGCCGTCGGGAACGGCAATCTTGATGACAGTGAAGCCAAGCTCCTTCCCGGCTTTTTCGGCGAATTGCCACTCGGTCTGGAACCAGGGCTCTTCAGCCTGCTTGACCAGAAAGCCGATTTTGACTTCTTCGGCAGCCGAGGTAACGCCACTCATGCCCAGAATGGCAGTGGCAACAGCGGCACAGCACAGGGAGCGAATCCCATGACGACTCAACATAGCTAACTCCTTATTTTTATTGAATAGCTACAACGTTCAGCAGGGTGGCGGTAGCAGACGCGCATGCATCTGCTACCGATCAAATAGTCATACCATATAATGATTGACCGCTCTGTAACCGAGTGTCACTTCTGCAATCGCCGTCGCAATACCCTGTAGCAATAAGCGCCGGCAACCCACACTTGCATCAGCCAGCGAAGCGCTGACACGCCTTCCCTTTGACGCCGACGGGCGCCGCCAATACCGCGCCGTCGAATTGACCGTGTGCATCACCTGGCGCTGCGCTGGTGACATACAGCGTCTCCAGATCGGGACCACCGAACACGCAACTGGTGGGATGGCTGACAGGCAACTCGACCACCCGGTCGACGCTGCCATCGGGCGCAAAGCGGATCAGGCAACTGCCGCCCCAGCGCGCGTTCCACACATAGCCCTCGGCATCCATGGCCGAACCGTCGGGCGAACCCCGGCTGTGCTCGGCCGCCCATATCTGGCGTGGTCCCAGCGCACCATCAGCCAGCACCGGGTATTGGTAAATGACCTCGTCGAGGGTATCGGCGCTGTACAACACGCTGCCGTCGGCATTCCAAAGCAGGGTGTTGACGATGCCCTGCCCGTCCAGAAGCCGCGCCACGCGTGCATCGGCCTCGATCCGGAACAGCCCGCCAGAGCGACGAACCAGAGGAACATCACCGCCTTCGGCGTCAATATTGTTTTGCATGCTGCCCAGCCACAGGCGCCCACTCGCATCGCAGCGGGCTTCATTGGCGCGGTTGCCAGGGGTAGGGTCTGCCACGCAAAACAACGACAATGAGGTTTTTTCGGAGGCAAGGTCGAGGCGATAAACGCCACTGGCCAAGGTCACCAGAGCATCGCCCTGGGTGGTCGGGATGAACGCGGAAACCGGTTCGGGCATCCGCCATTGGCGGTACTGCCCGGCGATCAGCCGACAGGCCAGAAAGCCGGCGATGTCGACCCAGTACAAGGCCTGTTCCTCGGCGTCCCAGAAGGACCCCTCGGCCAGCTTGAAACGGTGCTCGGAAACGGGCAGCCAGTTCATGAAAAATGTCCTTTGTTATTGTTGTAAAGGCACTTTTTAACGTGTGTTGCGTCTGGATGTTCATGTCACAGGCTCTGCCAGCCTTCGCCGTCAGCCAACCCGCTTCTCCTGAATTCGGTCTGGCCGGCAAAAAAGTCGGCAGATCGGCTAAGGTGGCTAATCAGCCATCAGTGACGCTTGCGCTACTAAATAGTATTACAATTTATTTTTCAAGCAGCATTTTATCGTCTATAAATCCATGCATCGGAAGAAATCCGATCAAATAGTCTTACCAATAACAATAAAAGTGGGTAGATCAGATGAAAAAGCATGCTCTTCTCAGCACCTTTGGACTGTCTTTGATGATCAGCACCTTGACCGCACAGGCCGCAGCACTCTCCAGCGAACACAGCTCCTTTGGCCAACTGCCGGACGGCACCGCCGTCGAAAAATACACCCTGCGCAACAGCCATGGTGTGCAGGCCAGCATCATCACCTATGGCGCGACCCTGCAATCACTGCTGGTACCCGACAAGGCTGGCAAGGTGGAAGACATCGTGCTGGGCTTCGATGACGTGCAGGGCTATCAGAACAACGGTACGGTGTATTTCGGTGCGACCATCGGACGTTTCGGCAACCGCCTGGCGGGTGGCAAATTCACCCTCGATGGAAAGACCTATCAGGTCCCGCTCAACGACAAGACCAACGCTCTTCATGGTGGCGACAAGGGTTTCGACAAACGCCTGTGGAAAGCGCAGGAAACCAAGACCGGTGATTCAGTCGGCGTGAAGCTGACCTACGTGTCGCCAGACGGCGAGATGGGCTTCCCGGGAACGCTGCAGACCGAAGTCACCTACAGCCTTAACGACAAGAACGAGCTGAAAATCGATTACCGCGCCACCACCGACAAACCGACGGTGTTGAACCTGACCAACCACAGCTATTTCAATCTGGCGGGCGCAGGCAGCGGCGATGTTCTCAAACAGGTTGCCACCCTGCACGCTTCGCATTACACCCCGGTCAACGACAAGCTGATCCCGACCGGCGAACTGCCCGCCGTGGCCGGCACGCCGATGGACTTCCTCAAGCCCACTGCGTTCGGCAAGCACATAAAGGATGACAACCAACAGCTCAAGTACGCCGAACCCAAGCAAGGCGGCTTTGACTTCAACTGGGTACTGGACAGTAAAGGGGATGTGAAGAAACTGGCCGCCGAGGTCAGCGACCCGCAGTCAGGCCGGACACTGCAGCTGTTCACCACCGAGCCTGGCGTGCAGCTGTACACCGGCAACTTCCTGGATGGCAGCATCCACGGCAAGGGCGGCAAGGTCTACCCGCATTGGGGCGCGTTTACGCTGGAAACCCAGCATTACCCTGATGCACCCAACCAGCCGAAATTCCCGAGCACTCGACTGGACCCTGGCAAGGCTTACACCCAGACAACTGTGTTCAAATTCCTCAATAACTGAGGCGTAGAATCGCGCAGCCCTTGCCCGCCAAAGGCTGCGCGCCCTCCTCTTTACTGACTGCGTTTCATCGCTGCGGTCAGCGTATCGACGTTGTAGCGAAACATCTTCGCGTAGGTCGGCGCAGGGCCATCGGCTGGCGACAACGACTCAACGTACAGCTCGCCGCCAGGCTGGGCGCCACTGGCCTGGGCGATCTGCTTGACCAGACGCGGATCGCTGGAGTTCTCGAAGAAGTACGCGCTGACGTGCTCGGCCTTGATCTGACGGATCAGTTTCGACACATCCGCTGCTGACGCCTCGGATTCAGTGGACAGGCCCAGCGGCGACAGGAACTTCACGCCGTAGGCATCACCGAAATAACCGAATGCATCGTGGGAGGTCAGAATCTTGCGACTGGCTGCCGGGACCGAACGAATCTGATCCTTGGCGTACTGATCCAGCTGTTGCAACTCGGCTATGTAGCGGTCGCCGTTGGCCTGGTATTCGCTGGCACCTTCCGGGTCGGCTTTTTTCAGCGCGGCAATAATATTGCGTACATAAATCACCCCGTTGGCAGCGCTGTTCCAGGCATGTGGATCGACAATGCTCTTGCCGTCCTCATCCATGCTGCGGGTCTTGATGCCTTGCGAAAGCACCACAGGCTGACCTTTATAGCCTGAGGCCTTGATCAGCCGATCCATCCAGCCTTCCAGATGCAGGCCGCTGACAAAGGCCAGGTCCGCATTTTTCAGCGCCTGGGCATCGCTCGGCGTTGGCTCGTAGACGTGCGGGTCGCCATT contains:
- a CDS encoding APC family permease; amino-acid sequence: MLTPDSSSTGSSSLRRAITAPMLMLFILGDVLGAGVYALAGTIAGRVGGAIWAPLLIALCFALLTAASYAELVTKYPRAGGAAVYAEKAFGKPLLSFLVGFSMVAAGVTSAAGLAVAFAGDYLQALVDWPAQWVCVGFLVIVGVLNARGIKESLSANLLMTVIELSGLLMVIAAAVWFVSQGHGEPQRIFELDTAAPATAILGASLLAFYSFVGFETSANLAEEIKDVRKVYPRALFGALLIAGAVYMLVGVGAAMVLPVDQLKGSQAPLLDVVSASGLGIPAPWFAVIALIAVANGALLTMIMASRLTYGMAREGLLPTMMGSVLPKRRTPGLAILATTLVAIALSFTSTLTILAETVVLLLLFVFLSVNVAVLVLKRDKVETGHFQVHWVIPVLGILSCVLLLTQQGAQTWLRAGIMLVVGAALYGLTRLGSSTLASHTR
- the araH gene encoding L-arabinose ABC transporter permease AraH, which encodes MSTESSLQAPRQGMNLRRFVDDWVMLLAAVGIFLLCTVFIDNFMSPLNMRGLGLAISTVGIAACTMLYCLASGHFDLSIGSVLACSGVIASIVIRDTDSVFLGVSAALALGLVVGLINGIVIAKLRINALIATLATMQIVRGLAYIFSNGKAVGVSNEDFFIFGNGQVYGVPVPILITLACFIFFGWLLNYTTYGRNTMAIGGNQEAALLAGVHVDRTKIIIFAVHGLIGALAGVVLASRMTSGQPMIGQGFELTVISACVLGGVSLSGGIGMIRHVIAGVLILAIIENAMNLKNIDTFYQYVIRGTILLLAVIIDRMKRR
- the araG gene encoding L-arabinose ABC transporter ATP-binding protein AraG; amino-acid sequence: MQQAIELQPISGALRFNGIGKVFPGVKALSDITFEARPGSVHALMGENGAGKSTLLKILGGSYQPNSGDLQIGDQAHQFKSTADSIAAGVAVIHQELHLVPEMTVAENLLLGHMPNRFGLINRGAMYRRAAELLKGLADEIDPHTRLGDLSLGQRQLVEIAKAMSRNAHVIAFDEPTSSLSAREIDRLMAIIVRLRDEGRVILYVSHRMEEIFRVCDAVTVFKDGRFVNTFEQMADLDHDRLVTCMVGRDIQNIYNYRPRKHQGPSLRVTGLMGPGLHEPVTFAVQKGEVLGFFGLVGAGRTELFRLLSGLTRSTAGSLQLDGQPLTLKSPRDAIEAGILLCPEDRKKEGIVPLSSVAENINIGARPRHVSLGCLIQRGWERDNARDQIKSMNVKTPSPDQQIMFLSGGNQQKAILGRWLSMPMKVLLLDEPTRGIDVGAKSEIYEIIHDLAADGIAVIVVSSDLMEVMGISDRILVMSEGAITGELNRDEADESRLLQLALPRTRG
- a CDS encoding substrate-binding domain-containing protein; the encoded protein is MLSRHGIRSLCCAAVATAILGMSGVTSAAEEVKIGFLVKQAEEPWFQTEWQFAEKAGKELGFTVIKIAVPDGEKTLSAIDNLAANGVKGFVICPPDVSLGPAIVAKAKANGMKVMAVDDRFVDAKGKPMEDVPYLGMAAFEVGQKQGAAMATEAKSRKWDEGDWKNTYAIINTYSELDTGKKRTDGSVDALKKAGLPADHILFSPQKTLDVPGGMDATNSALPKLPSAAKNLIIGGMNDNTVLGGVRATSGAGFSAKNVIGIGINGTDAIDELKKKESGFFGSMLPSPDKEGYRTAEYVFNWVTKGVEPPKYTAMDDVTLITRENFQAELTKIGLWK
- a CDS encoding SMP-30/gluconolactonase/LRE family protein; translation: MNWLPVSEHRFKLAEGSFWDAEEQALYWVDIAGFLACRLIAGQYRQWRMPEPVSAFIPTTQGDALVTLASGVYRLDLASEKTSLSLFCVADPTPGNRANEARCDASGRLWLGSMQNNIDAEGGDVPLVRRSGGLFRIEADARVARLLDGQGIVNTLLWNADGSVLYSADTLDEVIYQYPVLADGALGPRQIWAAEHSRGSPDGSAMDAEGYVWNARWGGSCLIRFAPDGSVDRVVELPVSHPTSCVFGGPDLETLYVTSAAPGDAHGQFDGAVLAAPVGVKGKACQRFAG
- a CDS encoding aldose epimerase family protein yields the protein MKKHALLSTFGLSLMISTLTAQAAALSSEHSSFGQLPDGTAVEKYTLRNSHGVQASIITYGATLQSLLVPDKAGKVEDIVLGFDDVQGYQNNGTVYFGATIGRFGNRLAGGKFTLDGKTYQVPLNDKTNALHGGDKGFDKRLWKAQETKTGDSVGVKLTYVSPDGEMGFPGTLQTEVTYSLNDKNELKIDYRATTDKPTVLNLTNHSYFNLAGAGSGDVLKQVATLHASHYTPVNDKLIPTGELPAVAGTPMDFLKPTAFGKHIKDDNQQLKYAEPKQGGFDFNWVLDSKGDVKKLAAEVSDPQSGRTLQLFTTEPGVQLYTGNFLDGSIHGKGGKVYPHWGAFTLETQHYPDAPNQPKFPSTRLDPGKAYTQTTVFKFLNN
- a CDS encoding metal ABC transporter substrate-binding protein codes for the protein MKRLMLLSSMAALALSAFASLAQAKPLEAVASFTVIADMVSTVGGERVHVKSLIGPNGDPHVYEPTPSDAQALKNADLAFVSGLHLEGWMDRLIKASGYKGQPVVLSQGIKTRSMDEDGKSIVDPHAWNSAANGVIYVRNIIAALKKADPEGASEYQANGDRYIAELQQLDQYAKDQIRSVPAASRKILTSHDAFGYFGDAYGVKFLSPLGLSTESEASAADVSKLIRQIKAEHVSAYFFENSSDPRLVKQIAQASGAQPGGELYVESLSPADGPAPTYAKMFRYNVDTLTAAMKRSQ